A section of the bacterium genome encodes:
- the bamD gene encoding outer membrane protein assembly factor BamD, which yields MNKIFSVIIILIFIFTTAIPVLASPKESPKEQFEYAESFKDKKPKKCLAEHKKLLKFYKNSSFAEKSQLRIAQYYYDQHQYFTAAKEYQKAIDGYHSPDKLEMITNIQKRIANYFFANPTVHKNKKRYEKAAIVYSMAIKNMPFSKNADEFQYRIGLCYQREGKLEEAAKEFRKLISNYPNSVWVDDAYYWIAICSITPSNSSSYDQSSTDATMDKLTKFTESFPNSNLCSLAERKIRELQDIKAQKDYEIAEFYNKQNNKGAAEIYYKRVLKTYSFSKWTVLAEKKLKEIQTKGGKNE from the coding sequence ATGAATAAAATATTTAGTGTTATTATTATCCTAATTTTTATCTTTACTACTGCGATTCCTGTGTTAGCTAGTCCTAAAGAATCTCCAAAAGAACAGTTTGAATATGCTGAAAGCTTTAAAGATAAAAAGCCCAAGAAGTGTCTTGCGGAGCACAAAAAGCTCCTGAAATTTTATAAAAACAGTTCCTTTGCAGAAAAGTCACAGCTTAGAATAGCTCAATATTATTATGATCAGCACCAGTATTTTACAGCAGCAAAAGAATACCAGAAGGCAATAGATGGTTATCACTCCCCGGATAAATTAGAGATGATTACGAATATACAGAAGAGGATTGCTAATTACTTTTTTGCAAATCCAACTGTGCACAAAAATAAAAAGAGATATGAAAAAGCTGCCATAGTATACAGTATGGCTATAAAGAACATGCCATTCTCAAAGAATGCTGATGAATTTCAATATAGAATAGGGCTTTGTTATCAAAGGGAAGGTAAGTTGGAAGAAGCTGCAAAGGAGTTTAGAAAACTTATAAGTAATTATCCTAATAGTGTCTGGGTAGACGATGCCTACTATTGGATAGCGATTTGTTCTATTACTCCCTCAAACAGTTCTTCTTATGACCAGAGCTCTACAGACGCAACAATGGACAAGCTTACCAAGTTTACTGAATCATTTCCCAACAGTAATCTTTGTTCTCTGGCAGAGCGTAAGATCAGAGAGCTTCAAGATATAAAAGCACAGAAGGATTATGAAATAGCAGAGTTTTATAATAAGCAAAACAACAAGGGAGCTGCAGAAATTTATTACAAACGGGTATTAAAAACATACTCTTTCAGTAAATGGACTGTTCTTGCAGAGAAAAAACTGAAAGAGATACAAACCAAGGGAGGTAAGAATGAATGA
- a CDS encoding LptE family protein: MNEKTTKGFSIPKILIVFLIPIVLAGCGYTTSTIRGAGISSIYVPMFKNETYEHNVHVTVTDAVINELILDGNLRLLKHEEADTILEGQVIRYKTEPLGYDENNDVEQYRMVVTTQVVFRNLKKDEIIWTQTIEGSIAYYTSGRLGMSEKVAADEAIENLARNIVSEVVNFW; this comes from the coding sequence ATGAATGAGAAGACGACTAAGGGGTTTTCAATCCCTAAAATTTTAATTGTATTTTTAATTCCTATTGTCCTAGCAGGGTGTGGATATACTACCAGCACAATAAGAGGTGCTGGAATAAGCTCTATATACGTGCCAATGTTTAAGAATGAGACCTATGAGCATAATGTTCATGTAACAGTAACAGATGCTGTCATAAATGAACTTATTCTGGATGGAAATCTGAGGCTCCTAAAGCATGAAGAAGCAGACACTATACTTGAGGGGCAAGTAATAAGATACAAGACGGAGCCACTTGGATATGATGAAAATAATGATGTAGAACAATATCGAATGGTAGTAACTACACAGGTTGTATTTAGAAATCTTAAGAAAGATGAGATTATCTGGACTCAAACTATTGAAGGTAGTATTGCTTATTATACTTCTGGCAGATTAGGAATGTCGGAGAAAGTAGCTGCAGATGAGGCTATTGAAAATCTGGCAAGAAATATTGTAAGTGAAGTTGTTAATTTTTGGTAG
- the rpsT gene encoding 30S ribosomal protein S20: MQRHKSAVKRVRTNKKRYKKNRATKTTIKAAVKNIDQLIDKKASAADLQKPISKSVSLIDKATTKGIIKKNTARRKKSVIMRKVNEYISVQSADTKGTKSNKKESVSKKSEEMEKPSSTKN; this comes from the coding sequence ATGCAGAGACATAAGTCGGCCGTTAAGAGAGTAAGAACTAATAAAAAAAGATACAAAAAAAATAGAGCAACGAAGACAACTATTAAAGCTGCTGTAAAGAATATTGATCAGCTTATAGATAAAAAAGCAAGCGCAGCAGACCTGCAAAAACCAATAAGTAAATCCGTTTCTTTGATAGACAAAGCTACAACTAAGGGAATTATTAAGAAGAACACTGCTCGCAGAAAAAAATCCGTGATAATGCGAAAAGTGAATGAATACATATCTGTTCAATCTGCAGATACTAAAGGTACTAAGTCAAACAAAAAAGAATCTGTATCCAAGAAAAGCGAAGAAATGGAGAAACCCAGTTCTACCAAAAATTAA
- a CDS encoding DNA recombination protein RmuC, producing MSGYIIVIFAFLFLLTLALLFRDRKQSSDPLIHQEINNLREQVSKTLSDNSQVLNQQMSLIISQINTQLQNNIKMLETANKSFSDKLEGTTKVVGDVQNRLTQLAEANKRIYDIGKDISSLQEILRAPKLRGGFGEFLLGDLLSQIMSPEHYELQYTFKNGQRVDAVIKLAQQMVPIDAKFPLENFKRLISAEDNIEKAQIRKAFVIDVKKHIDSIASKYILPDEGTFDFAFMYIPAENVYYETIIKDDNLGEEKSICSYALRKKVIPVSPNSFYAYLQAILLGLRGMRIEKSAQTIISNLARLHGDLARFYEEFSKIGTHLYHSKSSYESAERRLEKFTNKLENIASPDKKSITLGKE from the coding sequence ATGTCAGGTTATATTATAGTTATATTTGCTTTTTTATTTCTTCTGACATTAGCTCTTTTATTTAGGGATAGAAAGCAGTCGTCTGATCCACTTATACACCAGGAGATAAATAATCTAAGAGAACAGGTTAGTAAAACCCTCTCCGATAATAGTCAGGTTCTCAATCAGCAGATGTCCCTGATAATTAGCCAGATAAATACACAGCTGCAGAATAACATAAAAATGCTTGAAACAGCCAATAAGAGCTTTTCCGACAAACTGGAAGGAACAACCAAGGTAGTTGGAGATGTGCAGAATCGGCTTACGCAATTAGCAGAAGCAAATAAAAGGATATACGATATTGGAAAAGACATATCTTCTTTGCAGGAAATACTCAGAGCGCCAAAATTAAGAGGAGGCTTTGGCGAGTTCTTGTTGGGAGATCTTCTCTCTCAGATTATGTCCCCGGAGCACTATGAGCTTCAGTATACTTTCAAGAATGGTCAACGAGTTGATGCGGTTATTAAATTAGCTCAGCAAATGGTGCCGATTGACGCAAAATTCCCTCTGGAAAATTTTAAGAGACTGATTAGTGCAGAGGACAATATTGAGAAGGCACAAATAAGAAAAGCATTCGTAATCGATGTTAAAAAACATATTGATAGCATTGCATCAAAATACATACTGCCCGATGAAGGCACCTTTGATTTTGCCTTTATGTATATTCCCGCAGAGAACGTGTATTATGAAACTATAATAAAGGACGATAATCTGGGAGAAGAGAAAAGTATTTGCAGCTACGCTTTGCGCAAAAAAGTAATTCCCGTATCTCCAAACAGCTTCTATGCATATTTGCAGGCAATTCTACTTGGATTAAGAGGCATGAGGATAGAAAAGAGTGCGCAAACCATAATAAGCAATCTTGCCAGACTGCACGGTGATCTGGCGAGGTTTTACGAGGAATTTTCAAAGATAGGCACGCATCTCTATCACTCAAAATCCTCTTATGAATCAGCGGAGCGAAGACTGGAAAAATTCACAAATAAGCTGGAGAATATTGCTTCGCCGGATAAAAAATCCATCACGCTTGGTAAAGAATGA
- the fmt gene encoding methionyl-tRNA formyltransferase, translating into MTKIVFMGTPDFALPSLNALIKAGHDVICVVTQPDRSKGRQREVMAPPVKLCAQEYNTKILQPETITDVLVKSLQALSPELVVVVAYGKILPKQILDIPRLGCINAHASLLPKYRGAAPMQRALLNSEKQTGVTIMFMNERMDAGDILLQEKIMVSPSDNLETLHDRLSKLSAKLLVKAIAQIEQGTCSRITQNHAEATYAPMLKKSDGLIDWTRPAKEINNMIRAMNPWPGTYTFLNISGKKKMLKILKTEVYDKSAYSKEKTSVLLDILKNKGGLVGTGKGQLLLNEVQLESSRKVSFEEFIRGHPVKKGFRFR; encoded by the coding sequence ATGACAAAAATTGTTTTTATGGGGACACCTGATTTTGCCCTGCCGAGTCTTAATGCTCTTATAAAAGCCGGGCATGATGTGATATGTGTTGTTACGCAGCCTGACAGGTCAAAAGGCAGACAAAGAGAGGTGATGGCTCCTCCTGTAAAATTATGTGCACAAGAGTACAATACTAAGATTCTTCAGCCAGAGACAATAACAGATGTATTAGTAAAGAGCCTTCAAGCACTCAGTCCTGAGCTCGTAGTTGTTGTAGCTTATGGCAAAATACTTCCTAAACAGATTCTGGATATTCCACGCTTGGGTTGTATAAATGCGCATGCGTCTTTATTGCCAAAATATAGAGGTGCAGCTCCAATGCAAAGAGCATTGCTTAATAGCGAGAAACAAACAGGTGTAACAATAATGTTTATGAATGAAAGAATGGATGCCGGTGACATTTTACTTCAAGAAAAAATAATGGTTAGCCCCTCAGATAACCTGGAAACTCTCCATGATAGATTAAGCAAACTATCAGCAAAATTATTAGTTAAAGCTATAGCACAAATAGAGCAAGGCACTTGTTCCAGAATCACTCAAAATCATGCAGAGGCGACGTATGCTCCAATGCTCAAGAAATCCGACGGTCTCATAGATTGGACCAGACCTGCAAAAGAAATTAATAATATGATAAGAGCTATGAATCCATGGCCAGGTACTTACACATTCCTAAACATATCTGGCAAAAAGAAAATGCTAAAAATACTCAAAACAGAAGTTTATGACAAATCCGCATACAGCAAAGAAAAAACAAGTGTTTTACTGGATATATTGAAGAATAAAGGCGGACTTGTAGGCACAGGCAAGGGACAACTTCTGCTTAATGAGGTTCAGCTTGAGAGCAGTAGAAAAGTATCTTTCGAAGAATTTATCAGAGGCCATCCTGTTAAGAAGGGGTTCAGGTTCCGATAG
- a CDS encoding class I SAM-dependent RNA methyltransferase, with protein MNNKDTIKLRIQDVVYRGRGLARLDGMVYFVDGVLPNELVRVQIRKQRKNCAEADLVEILEESSSRIIPSCEFAEKCEGCCYQHMEHDAEIEFKQKQLVNLLEHMGGCHEVTCREPIRCPSVLGYRNKISMHVNGRRDDSRTFGYYMKDNKTVLDIPNCPLAMDPLNNLLTELRKDYSFSYGTSVNLRCTEHDGAVYWTNHIAPSSPSLVEKTPLGNISVPTKSFFQTNPRITEALFDSLSEILNRTEPKAVIDLYCGVGTFAFIAAKIGVKAVLGIDTDKHAINAAICNGRALNLDSVAFRHGYAEDLLEEALNNIDVKNTTVILDPPRAGLEKRVVEILSRKKPRDIIYVSCAADTMARDVKFLTSHSYRLIDTGLVDMFPRTAYFESITHLSSSL; from the coding sequence ATGAATAATAAAGATACAATTAAATTGAGAATCCAAGATGTGGTTTACCGCGGACGTGGCCTGGCGCGGCTGGATGGCATGGTCTACTTTGTTGACGGTGTGCTCCCAAATGAACTGGTGCGAGTGCAAATCAGGAAGCAAAGGAAGAATTGTGCCGAGGCCGACCTGGTGGAGATACTGGAGGAATCGTCCTCGCGTATCATACCATCTTGTGAGTTTGCCGAGAAATGCGAGGGATGTTGTTACCAGCATATGGAGCATGATGCGGAGATAGAATTTAAGCAGAAACAGCTTGTGAACCTTCTTGAACACATGGGTGGATGCCACGAAGTGACCTGCAGAGAGCCAATACGGTGCCCATCCGTGCTTGGATACAGGAACAAGATATCTATGCACGTTAATGGGCGAAGAGACGATAGCAGGACTTTTGGATACTATATGAAGGACAATAAGACCGTTCTCGATATTCCGAATTGCCCATTGGCAATGGACCCTCTTAACAATCTTCTGACAGAACTTAGAAAAGATTACTCGTTCAGCTACGGCACATCGGTCAATCTCAGATGTACAGAGCATGATGGCGCTGTGTATTGGACCAATCACATCGCGCCTTCCAGCCCGAGCCTGGTTGAGAAAACACCCCTTGGCAATATCAGTGTTCCAACAAAAAGTTTCTTCCAGACTAATCCGCGGATAACAGAAGCCCTTTTTGATAGTTTGTCCGAAATACTGAATCGTACTGAACCCAAGGCGGTTATAGACCTCTACTGCGGAGTGGGTACTTTTGCGTTCATAGCGGCAAAGATCGGAGTGAAAGCAGTACTTGGTATAGATACAGACAAGCACGCAATCAACGCAGCAATATGCAATGGACGAGCCTTGAATCTTGATTCGGTAGCGTTCCGTCATGGTTACGCAGAAGATCTGCTTGAAGAAGCGCTGAACAATATCGATGTTAAGAACACGACGGTAATACTCGATCCACCGCGTGCCGGATTGGAGAAACGGGTAGTCGAGATTTTGAGCAGAAAGAAACCGCGCGATATTATTTATGTGTCATGCGCGGCAGACACAATGGCGCGTGACGTGAAGTTTCTGACCAGCCATAGCTATCGACTTATAGACACGGGACTCGTGGACATGTTTCCACGCACCGCATATTTCGAATCTATCACACACCTGAGCTCATCCCTCTGA
- a CDS encoding DUF1284 domain-containing protein: MKCQDYPMLVIRPYQLLCIVCSLGENDLISRNARLRKLRESVRNNPDMPVNLRCNGGGVFSYQDPGTEDDTPEGSEFNRKRDMDILQRLDLAPGSILPARVLLGRLFKAIPSVFGICGYDTVTSEAWRGCPYANSGCYEKGYSKGINAIIPPRSQEEMKEDKGISLQDMYHADTIKIRPHILLCAVSQYGDGVRPPYEPDNLPEMIQHILKNTETPITLVSGADWMMCASCPSRVLELNACGGSQGLYNEMKDLNVLQALGLTYGTTMKARELYKLIFQRIPKTAGICALDNTIADLSVWRDGCGKIPAPCPTYEKGREMLRKELVEG, from the coding sequence ATGAAGTGCCAAGACTATCCGATGCTAGTTATCAGACCATATCAACTTCTTTGTATCGTGTGTTCACTCGGTGAAAACGACTTGATCTCAAGAAATGCACGACTCAGGAAACTCCGCGAAAGTGTCAGGAACAACCCCGACATGCCCGTCAACCTTCGCTGCAATGGGGGTGGCGTATTTTCTTATCAGGACCCAGGCACCGAAGACGATACTCCGGAAGGATCTGAGTTTAATAGAAAGCGAGACATGGATATTCTTCAGCGGCTGGATCTTGCCCCGGGAAGCATCCTTCCTGCAAGAGTTCTTCTTGGGCGCTTGTTTAAAGCAATCCCTTCCGTTTTCGGAATATGTGGCTACGATACAGTCACATCCGAAGCGTGGCGCGGATGTCCATATGCTAACAGCGGATGTTACGAAAAAGGATATTCGAAGGGAATCAACGCGATCATTCCTCCACGAAGCCAAGAGGAGATGAAAGAGGACAAGGGAATATCCCTGCAGGACATGTACCACGCCGACACGATCAAGATTCGCCCACACATCCTCTTGTGTGCCGTGTCTCAGTATGGTGACGGCGTGAGACCTCCATACGAGCCCGACAACCTGCCTGAGATGATCCAACATATCCTCAAGAACACCGAAACGCCTATTACCCTCGTCTCAGGCGCAGATTGGATGATGTGCGCCTCGTGTCCAAGCCGCGTACTCGAATTGAATGCATGCGGGGGTTCCCAAGGACTTTACAACGAGATGAAAGATCTGAATGTGCTGCAGGCTTTGGGGCTGACATACGGCACCACTATGAAAGCTAGGGAATTATACAAGCTGATCTTCCAGCGCATTCCGAAAACCGCCGGAATTTGCGCGTTGGACAACACCATCGCAGATCTTTCCGTGTGGCGTGATGGATGTGGCAAAATCCCTGCCCCGTGCCCTACCTACGAGAAAGGCAGAGAGATGCTGAGGAAGGAGCTTGTTGAGGGATGA
- the rpe gene encoding ribulose-phosphate 3-epimerase, producing the protein MIKIAPSILSADFSKLEQEVYRAEEAGADLIHIDVMDGHFVPNITIGPVVVKSIRNKTSIPLDVHLMIENPDKYIDAFAEAGADIITVHVEACEHLHKTFDHIRKFSKTVGVSLNPSTPIVRIEHILKQVDMVLVMTVNPGFSGQKFIRSVLPKIKELKQMIDNAGLPVDIEVDGGIDEVTAADVVKAGANILVAGTAVFKATDIKEAIAKLRGKGNSNA; encoded by the coding sequence ATGATAAAAATAGCGCCTTCAATCCTTTCTGCGGATTTTTCAAAACTTGAGCAAGAGGTGTATAGAGCTGAGGAAGCAGGAGCGGATCTTATACATATTGATGTTATGGATGGACATTTTGTTCCTAATATAACAATAGGTCCAGTAGTGGTAAAATCTATAAGAAACAAGACTAGTATTCCGCTTGATGTGCATTTAATGATTGAAAATCCAGACAAATACATAGATGCTTTTGCAGAAGCAGGCGCAGATATTATAACTGTTCATGTTGAGGCATGTGAGCATTTACATAAGACTTTTGATCATATACGAAAATTCTCCAAGACAGTCGGAGTTTCACTTAACCCTTCTACGCCTATTGTGCGTATAGAACACATTCTAAAACAGGTTGATATGGTTCTCGTTATGACCGTTAATCCGGGATTTAGCGGTCAGAAATTCATCAGATCTGTTCTGCCAAAGATAAAAGAGCTTAAGCAAATGATAGATAATGCAGGGTTACCTGTTGATATAGAGGTAGATGGCGGGATAGACGAAGTCACAGCAGCAGATGTTGTAAAAGCAGGTGCTAACATATTGGTTGCTGGAACCGCTGTATTTAAAGCGACTGATATAAAAGAGGCAATTGCAAAATTGCGGGGTAAGGGAAATAGTAATGCTTGA